The following is a genomic window from Amaranthus tricolor cultivar Red isolate AtriRed21 chromosome 10, ASM2621246v1, whole genome shotgun sequence.
TCCCAATCTTTCTTCCCTTAATCTTGCTGATAATCTCTTCAATCAACCAATCCCACTTCATTTCTCTCAATGTGAATCTTTAGTAAGTCTAAATCTTAGCAGTAATCTTATATGGGGTACTATCCCAGAACAGATTTCTCAGTTTTCTTCATTGGAAAAGCTTGATTTAAGTAGAAATCATATTGAAGGTAAAATCCCAGAAAGCATTGGGTTTTTACAAGATTTGAAAGTTCTTAAATTTGCTAATAATTTGCTTGTTGGTAATCTTCCTAGGGTTTTTAGTAACTTCACTCAACTTGTTGTTCTTGATTTGTCTGAGAATCCTTTTCTGGTGAGTGAGATTCCTTCTGACATTGGTAAGATGGAAAAGCTTGAGCAGCTTTTTCTACAAAGTTCTGGGTTTTTTGGGGTGATTCCTGACACTTTTCTGGGTTTAAACAATCTAAAAGTTCTCGACCTTTCGCAAAATAATCTAACTGGTGAACTTCCCGAGAATCTGAGTGATTCATTGAGAAATTTGGTTGATTTTGATGTTTCATCCAATAAGCTTAGTGGGTTTTTCCCAAATCAAATTTGTAGTGTAAAATCCCTAATTAATCTTTATCTTCATACAAATCACTTTACTGGGTTATTACCTGAAAATATTAGCCAATGCTTGAATTTAGAAAGAATTCAAGTGCAAAACAATGATTTTTCAGGACATTTTCCTAATGGGTTATGGTCATTACCTAAGATTAGGCTAATTAGAGCTGAAAACAATAGATTTTCTGGTGAAATTCCTGAAACTATATCAATTTCAACCCAATTAGAACAAGTTCAGATTGATAATAACAGCTTTACTGGTATAATTCCTCAGGGATTTGGATCAGTTAAGAGCTTATACAGATTCTCTGCTACAAACAACCAATTATTTGGTAATCTCCCTCCTAATTTTTGCGATTCTCCTGTTATGAGCATTATAAATTTTTCCCAAAACTCGATTTCAGGTCGAATTCCTCAAGTGAAGAAATGTAGAAAGTTAGTATCTTTATCTCTTGCTAGTAACAGTTTTGAAGGAGAAATCCCACATTCACTTGGGGAATTACCTGTTCTAACATACCTTGATCTATCAGATAACAATCTCACTGGTTCAATCCCAGAAGAGCTTCAAAACTTAAAGTTAGCATTGTTCAATGTGTCATATAATCAACTATCTGGGAGGGTACCTTTCCTGTTAATGACAGGCCTCCCAGCATCATATTTGCAAGGAAACCCTGGTCTTTGTGGTCCGGGGTTGCCTAATTCATGTCAAGGGGAAGAAAAAATGCACCAAAATAGCGTTCATACAAAGCTTGGTTATGCCCTTATATCAGTAGCTGTAACTATTGCTGTTTTCATGGCTATTTCGATCACTATCTTGATCCATCGTCGTTTTAAGCAGAAACCCGAAATGGGTGTTTGGCATTCTGTTTTCTTCTACCCATTAAGGATTTCAGAACAGGATTTGGTTATGGCAATCAATGAGAAAACTTCAATATCAGATAGTGGCACTTTTGGGAGTGTTCATATTATAAGCTTACCAAGTAGTGAACTTATTGCTGTGAAAAAGTTGGTGAATTCTGGTAAACAATCAGTAAAAACATTGAAAGGAGAAATCAAGACATTAGCAAAGATTAGACATAAGAATATTGTTAAAATTCTTGGGTTTTGTTGTACAGAAGATTCAATCCTTCTTATTTATGAGTATTTGAGTAAGGGAAGTTTGGGTGATACACTTGGTAGGCCTAATTTTCAAATGCAGTGGAATTTTAGGTTGAAAATTGCTATTGGGGTTGCTCAAGGCTTAGCATATCTTCATAATGATTACTCCCCAAATCTTCTTCATAGAGATGTTAAATCATGTAATATTCttcttgatggtgattttgaGCCCAAGATTACAGATTTTGCTCTTGATAAAATTGTGGGTGATGCTTCATTTCTGTCTTCTTTGGCCTTTGactcttcatcttcttgttaTGTTGCACCAGGTAAAAATTTTAGTTGCTCTTCTTCTTATGTTGCACCTTGACGGTAcatgggcctcaaccatcagtgtaaacttttggttgagttggtttcttgacaaaTCATAGACAGGGTGACAAGTGTCACAGCTTTGAATCTCAATGGCTCCTCATTTTAAATGGAATATTCATCGCCGGGTATAAGAAGGGTATGTATTGCATCCACAATTCCaacccaaagggctctcgtgtgaggagtgtgttagagtatataatatagaGTTGGTTTCTTGTTTAGAATCGCATTGATTTGTTTTAGTTTATATAGCCGACTTTATATTATTGTAAATAAAGGCGAAGTCAAGATTTTGACTTTGAGGGATAAAAAgcgcaaaaatataaaaaaataagttaaaacttttaagtttttgtttttggaTAAGGGAATTCCATAATATGGGACTTACAAGGCAAAAGTCAAGAAATTGTTTAAATAATTAAGTtctaaaataattacaaaatatacAAATCGTAGGATGAAGACTCGAAAGTATGTTAAAAAGTAATAGAGGGCCAAGTTAAAAATACAATAGAATGCGTGTTTAGCCCACCCCTAGTATAGCTACGCCCTTACTCGTGAATAAGACTTTGGCATTATTGTTGTCGTGTGTTGTTAAATTGTTGTAATTGTGGGTTCAGAAGTAGCTTATTACTAGAGTGACTTGTTCATTATACTACTTTCCTTACAGAATGCAAATATGAGAAAAAGGGGACACAAGAGATGGATGTGTACAGCTTTGGCGTGGTGCTGTTAGAACTCGTAACAGGAAGGCAAGCACGGATGACAGACTCAGACGAACCTTCTCTAGATATAATAAAGTGGGTTAGACGGAAGATCAACATTGCTAACGGGTCTGAACACGTACTTGACCCTAGAATATCGCCTTCGTCTAAGGAAGAAATGCTCGGTGCTTTAGAACTCGGTATCCACTGCACGAATGTAATGCCTGAAAAAAGGCCATCCATAGCTGAGGTTGTCAGGGCACTCCAAAGTCTTGGCTCGAAATCTAGCTCTCGACGTGTACAAGAACAGCTTACTTCCTAGAGCAATGGTGGTGCACTTTCGGTTTGAAAGATTAGCAGCAGTAACCACCCAAGTAAAGCCTCAtcttagtaatattattatgtaaattCAGCTCAGTTTACTTTCTGTTCTTGAGGAAGCTGTGTTCACTGTTCTGTCTCAGTATCAGCGTGCATATATATACTGGCTTGTAAACTTTTAATGGGTTTGAATACAATTTAAAAGTTATATCAATGTCAAGCTGTCATAGTAGTAGTCATACATAGAAACATATCATAAAACAAGGCAGCATAGTATCACATCGATCGTATTTTGAAggttttttcaaaaattgaacatagaatttcaatattttaaaggTCTAAATAAACCGTATTTGTTTTAGACAGTTTCAAGGGATATTCCGTG
Proteins encoded in this region:
- the LOC130826277 gene encoding probably inactive leucine-rich repeat receptor-like protein kinase At5g06940 — protein: MATFCYNIHYFPFIFLYLLIPIINTSTISESEILLTFKSSIKDSSHFLSSWSNTSLSHHCNWTGITCSNSPSFSVISIDLHNLNLSGEFSPSICQLPNLSSLNLADNLFNQPIPLHFSQCESLVSLNLSSNLIWGTIPEQISQFSSLEKLDLSRNHIEGKIPESIGFLQDLKVLKFANNLLVGNLPRVFSNFTQLVVLDLSENPFLVSEIPSDIGKMEKLEQLFLQSSGFFGVIPDTFLGLNNLKVLDLSQNNLTGELPENLSDSLRNLVDFDVSSNKLSGFFPNQICSVKSLINLYLHTNHFTGLLPENISQCLNLERIQVQNNDFSGHFPNGLWSLPKIRLIRAENNRFSGEIPETISISTQLEQVQIDNNSFTGIIPQGFGSVKSLYRFSATNNQLFGNLPPNFCDSPVMSIINFSQNSISGRIPQVKKCRKLVSLSLASNSFEGEIPHSLGELPVLTYLDLSDNNLTGSIPEELQNLKLALFNVSYNQLSGRVPFLLMTGLPASYLQGNPGLCGPGLPNSCQGEEKMHQNSVHTKLGYALISVAVTIAVFMAISITILIHRRFKQKPEMGVWHSVFFYPLRISEQDLVMAINEKTSISDSGTFGSVHIISLPSSELIAVKKLVNSGKQSVKTLKGEIKTLAKIRHKNIVKILGFCCTEDSILLIYEYLSKGSLGDTLGRPNFQMQWNFRLKIAIGVAQGLAYLHNDYSPNLLHRDVKSCNILLDGDFEPKITDFALDKIVGDASFLSSLAFDSSSSCYVAPECKYEKKGTQEMDVYSFGVVLLELVTGRQARMTDSDEPSLDIIKWVRRKINIANGSEHVLDPRISPSSKEEMLGALELGIHCTNVMPEKRPSIAEVVRALQSLGSKSSSRRVQEQLTS